One window of Legionella pneumophila subsp. pneumophila str. Philadelphia 1 genomic DNA carries:
- the icmV gene encoding type IVB secretion system protein IcmV, which yields MKKKSGSRIVRVFTRIINVRKWFDWDRMKSLTLYLVNGIKRLFIPQEPTHIESFDEAARKLKLSEADLVIKQKALFRLSIIMVVAAFMILIYTGYQFLYGSWKATIISLVVVMIALVLAFRYHFWYYQIKQRKLGCTVKEWYRQGLLGEKE from the coding sequence ATGAAAAAGAAATCAGGATCAAGGATCGTAAGAGTTTTTACAAGGATTATCAATGTTCGTAAATGGTTCGATTGGGACAGAATGAAGTCACTCACCTTGTATTTGGTGAATGGCATTAAACGGTTATTCATACCTCAGGAACCAACCCATATCGAATCATTTGATGAAGCAGCCAGGAAATTAAAATTGAGTGAGGCTGACTTGGTAATCAAACAAAAAGCCTTGTTCAGACTAAGCATAATTATGGTTGTCGCTGCTTTTATGATACTTATTTATACGGGTTATCAATTTTTATATGGTTCATGGAAAGCTACAATAATAAGCTTGGTTGTGGTTATGATCGCATTGGTACTAGCCTTTCGTTATCATTTTTGGTACTACCAAATTAAACAACGTAAATTGGGATGTACTGTTAAAGAATGGTACAGGCAAGGGTTATTGGGTGAGAAAGAATGA
- the icmW gene encoding type IVB secretion system protein IcmW, producing MPDLSHEASAKYWFEYLDPMIYRVITFMESVENWTLDGNPELEEAMKQLGQELDDIEKIDLGLLAEEDKFIRIVGNIKSGRGLRLLQAIDTVHPGSASRVLIHAEETSLSSSDPAGFFLKRNIVFERLRLLSRVFCQYRLKLVLRALEGDE from the coding sequence ATGCCTGATTTAAGCCATGAAGCCTCCGCAAAGTACTGGTTTGAGTACCTTGACCCCATGATTTACAGGGTTATCACTTTTATGGAAAGTGTTGAAAACTGGACTCTTGATGGGAATCCTGAACTGGAAGAAGCAATGAAACAGCTAGGGCAAGAACTTGATGATATTGAAAAAATTGACTTAGGCTTATTAGCAGAAGAAGATAAATTTATTCGTATCGTTGGGAATATTAAATCAGGAAGAGGCTTACGTTTGCTCCAAGCAATAGACACAGTCCATCCTGGAAGCGCCTCCCGGGTGTTAATCCATGCGGAAGAAACCAGTTTAAGCAGCAGTGACCCGGCAGGTTTTTTTCTAAAACGCAATATTGTATTTGAAAGACTAAGGTTATTATCGCGAGTTTTTTGCCAATACCGTCTAAAACTCGTTTTACGAGCACTCGAAGGGGATGAATAA
- the icmX gene encoding type IVB secretion system protein IcmX, translating to MKVLPKLALANLVCFTTLSVFAQPADPSGQQTSTNTSNLVTYLTNLGKYLGYDITQSSKAPNPPYSQLFNSNVVQLVQNYAYNTFLGAIPVDAMSQSLMNFVTDKVQGNSLINNLANTTFKYQNFSAPSSGADGKITANGLIDQSTASAQTPTTPGIFSAPQITTSGTYLNDPVSQAVFNILGTPDYSFCMDNEQKNWLPNCNLMYQNLVMQNVIGTLPPAQTSGSTPAFYSYKYNQPLISQLNSNSLIAPLLMDTSASQSGQDSGLTAKSQAQQALNFIRYASAQVTPPSLPKLSAYSELWNQATAKPNSAGYNEVQQKQAAATLSSYFNNLRVYAAQTSVGVSNLYYILSKRLPQNMSADQSNANITSQALNEFNMATRRLFDPTASNTPGQPNQQWIKQINDASPATVQKEIAILLAEINYQMYLDRQIQERILLTNSIMLLQNLKAAQPTADFSSQGSPSEQ from the coding sequence ATGAAAGTATTACCTAAACTGGCCTTGGCCAATCTGGTTTGTTTTACCACTTTATCTGTTTTTGCTCAACCTGCTGACCCATCTGGACAACAGACAAGCACCAACACCTCCAATCTGGTGACCTACCTGACGAACCTGGGAAAATATTTAGGCTATGATATCACTCAATCCAGCAAAGCCCCTAACCCGCCTTATTCGCAATTATTCAATTCCAATGTAGTTCAACTCGTTCAAAATTACGCCTATAATACCTTTTTGGGCGCTATTCCTGTCGATGCCATGTCGCAGAGCTTAATGAATTTTGTTACCGATAAGGTACAAGGAAATTCATTAATTAATAATTTGGCAAATACTACTTTTAAATATCAAAATTTCAGCGCCCCATCCTCCGGCGCAGATGGGAAAATTACAGCGAACGGCTTAATAGATCAATCAACAGCTAGTGCCCAAACACCCACAACACCTGGCATTTTTTCAGCGCCTCAAATCACAACCTCCGGGACATACTTAAATGACCCAGTCAGTCAGGCAGTATTCAATATTCTGGGCACCCCGGATTACAGTTTTTGTATGGACAATGAACAAAAGAACTGGTTACCCAATTGTAACCTCATGTATCAAAATCTGGTCATGCAAAATGTAATTGGCACTTTGCCGCCAGCACAAACCTCTGGTTCAACGCCTGCTTTTTATTCCTACAAATACAATCAACCGCTTATAAGTCAACTGAACAGTAACTCTTTGATTGCCCCCTTACTGATGGATACCTCTGCGTCACAATCTGGGCAAGATTCTGGATTAACGGCAAAAAGCCAAGCCCAGCAAGCGCTTAATTTTATCAGATACGCAAGCGCTCAAGTCACCCCTCCTTCCTTACCCAAGTTGAGTGCATACAGTGAGTTATGGAATCAAGCCACTGCAAAACCCAATTCTGCAGGCTATAATGAAGTCCAACAAAAACAAGCAGCCGCAACATTAAGCAGTTATTTTAATAATTTGCGTGTTTATGCAGCGCAAACTTCTGTTGGCGTGAGCAACCTCTACTATATTTTATCCAAAAGGTTACCTCAAAATATGAGTGCAGACCAAAGTAACGCTAATATCACAAGCCAAGCGCTGAATGAATTTAACATGGCTACTCGACGATTATTTGATCCTACCGCCTCCAACACTCCTGGACAACCAAACCAACAATGGATTAAACAAATTAATGACGCATCCCCTGCTACAGTTCAAAAAGAAATAGCGATATTGCTGGCTGAAATTAATTATCAAATGTATTTGGACAGACAAATACAAGAACGAATATTATTAACCAATAGCATTATGCTATTGCAAAATTTAAAAGCCGCTCAACCCACTGCTGATTTTTCAAGTCAAGGCTCTCCTTCTGAGCAATAA
- a CDS encoding protein LphB, protein MRALLLPRRKTILVLLIAIYCAYDLMVALYTAWDFTTDDAYISWYYARQLASGKGLLWHATLPPVEGYSNFLWIIIAASVIKLQLPLVSSMKVISCCSLGLSLLFLYRLARLFCSPLLSILPVFLFSHYTGVAWWTVSGLETLFYCALSLALIWQCTLAFGYHTVNDSHWINRFSLDSTNHWIITNVLLLLLSLTRFEGIIWIIPLAVFIGCQYLRDHRELVFKDHKRLFLWVSITFVCFTLPYLVYFIWRLIYFGHWIPNSYRCKALAYGQFLAVDLDYFLFITPLLILSVPYLLSAKKDCRHSLLWLPSVLYSLLLWKANPVVTYGLRLFLSPFALFSILPVLGLNQFIQYFKPFRWDPEYPIAGLMLFITWFFVPGNDLNHLSKSVIEYNERAQNRMTIADLLNRKAKKGDSVLLDDCGIIPFFSREDIRFIDAQCLNNSDLTQKPFKNDLSLYADYLNSKVRPDWVITNYYPMESHGDYLTDLLDAKNFFKNYHLASTLSSGFYLNQNQPQGKKMIDFVYQIFKRAYNKPLELESQEPK, encoded by the coding sequence TTGCGTGCCCTCCTATTGCCAAGAAGAAAAACCATTCTCGTGCTATTGATAGCCATTTATTGCGCTTACGACCTGATGGTTGCATTGTATACAGCTTGGGATTTCACAACGGATGATGCTTATATCAGCTGGTATTATGCGCGACAGTTAGCGAGTGGGAAAGGACTATTGTGGCATGCGACTCTGCCTCCAGTAGAGGGGTATTCCAATTTTTTATGGATCATCATTGCTGCATCGGTCATTAAATTGCAATTACCTCTGGTTAGCAGTATGAAGGTTATTTCCTGTTGTAGCTTGGGATTGTCATTACTGTTTTTATATCGATTGGCAAGACTTTTTTGTAGCCCTCTATTATCCATATTACCCGTTTTTTTATTTAGCCATTATACAGGAGTGGCTTGGTGGACGGTCAGTGGATTGGAAACCTTATTTTACTGTGCCCTATCTTTGGCATTGATATGGCAATGTACCTTGGCATTCGGTTATCACACTGTTAATGACAGTCACTGGATCAATCGATTTTCCCTTGACTCAACCAATCATTGGATAATAACCAATGTGCTCTTGTTATTATTGAGCTTAACACGATTTGAGGGAATCATTTGGATAATTCCTTTGGCTGTTTTTATAGGATGTCAATATTTGAGAGATCACAGGGAGCTGGTTTTTAAAGATCATAAGAGATTGTTCTTATGGGTTTCAATTACTTTTGTTTGCTTTACATTACCTTATCTTGTGTATTTTATTTGGAGATTAATTTATTTCGGTCATTGGATTCCTAATAGCTATCGTTGCAAAGCGTTAGCTTATGGGCAGTTTTTGGCAGTAGATTTGGATTATTTTCTTTTTATAACACCTTTACTTATATTATCGGTACCCTATTTATTATCTGCTAAGAAAGATTGTCGCCATTCTTTACTTTGGTTGCCCTCTGTTTTGTATAGTCTGTTGCTTTGGAAAGCAAATCCTGTGGTTACCTATGGTTTAAGATTGTTTTTAAGTCCATTCGCTCTTTTTTCCATATTACCTGTTTTAGGACTTAATCAATTTATACAATATTTTAAACCCTTTAGATGGGATCCTGAATATCCAATTGCGGGATTAATGTTGTTTATTACCTGGTTTTTTGTGCCGGGGAATGATTTAAACCATTTATCAAAATCAGTTATAGAATATAATGAACGTGCTCAAAATAGAATGACTATTGCTGATTTACTCAACCGGAAAGCAAAAAAGGGCGACAGCGTTCTGTTAGATGATTGTGGGATTATTCCGTTTTTTTCTCGAGAAGACATTCGATTCATAGACGCGCAATGTTTGAATAATAGCGATTTAACCCAAAAACCATTTAAAAACGATTTAAGTCTTTACGCCGATTATCTCAATTCTAAAGTGAGGCCTGACTGGGTAATTACCAATTACTATCCTATGGAATCACATGGTGATTATTTGACAGATTTGTTAGATGCGAAAAATTTTTTTAAAAACTATCATTTAGCTAGTACATTAAGCTCGGGCTTTTATTTAAACCAAAATCAACCGCAAGGGAAAAAGATGATTGATTTTGTTTATCAAATTTTTAAGCGGGCGTACAATAAGCCCCTGGAATTAGAATCCCAGGAGCCAAAGTGA
- a CDS encoding heavy metal translocating P-type ATPase — MSKPYFFYVSGMNCTSCSNAIESFLRNSNLIKINTFHADMSTPDPKKIVISLSEERENEHESNWKIIKKLIDDTGFTCENHEFPPIKDEKPTLLPEKKQTAAQQEASTLSTIFSSAKKIITSHWLLGGLGCVTGASLMILTMAIGGLPLAVMIPLAGLSILLTIALGAQSYYEAWKKLVQSRTLTMDTLFSISTVSVLIVSLASFFVPWLPMMFEAGLLIYGFRHIGIAIEDTIKDKISSTKFQDRTPQKVRLYRHSDFKKTRIEEIQPNDIIQVKPGELIPLDSVCEQDTLIYPTIITGAVIPKQFRSGEKILAGMRLANDAKPLTLRVLKTAKESYLARLDESIAQSVLEKAPIEIKTGQLLSYFIPSIIALSILSGIIVGLIATPALAIQCAISVLVSACPCTLGLIIPLAVKTGIHKGAEHGVQFKNSRVLQLAEQIDVVIFDLNGTLTTGVPVVKEYAVLNDADLSSEHFLSICNVLEGQSKHPFGKAIQSFTQGINKQKFNIANLDHSNHSGISAEINGIQYTIGSKTLMQEIGISTSSLENQMNLVAGDSLVFLARNKQLLGYLVITDPLRKDAKQTVDALIKMGKEVHLCTGADEKTAYRYAQALGIKKVHANCVATTINTEDRSKPVYIKSLQNQGLKVAMIGDAANDANALAASDFGIAVLSQDSDEITQQHASAIIQSGTILPIANAFAISKQTVNNINQNLLISLGYNLTTVLIAGGLLVALGFALNPAIGVALMVTQACFVLLNVYRFKEQPLQHLQDKVQEKPEPAPSSYEAMKKHSPNFHTAPEINHKPAIQSGKQPTNKNKSPSFWSDYFPELFEEEKDTSTEHLMNNKIG, encoded by the coding sequence ATGTCCAAGCCTTATTTTTTTTATGTCAGCGGAATGAATTGCACCAGTTGCAGTAATGCCATAGAGTCCTTTTTAAGAAATTCCAATTTAATCAAAATCAATACATTTCATGCAGACATGAGCACCCCAGACCCCAAAAAAATTGTGATATCTCTTTCTGAAGAAAGAGAAAATGAACATGAAAGCAACTGGAAAATCATTAAAAAACTAATTGATGACACAGGGTTTACTTGTGAAAACCATGAATTCCCTCCAATTAAAGATGAGAAACCTACTCTCCTCCCCGAGAAAAAACAGACAGCAGCTCAACAAGAAGCCAGCACATTATCCACAATATTTAGCAGCGCAAAAAAAATAATCACTTCCCATTGGTTGCTTGGAGGGCTAGGTTGTGTCACTGGTGCTAGCTTAATGATCCTGACGATGGCTATAGGCGGTTTACCTCTTGCTGTAATGATTCCCCTAGCGGGTCTCAGCATTTTATTAACCATTGCGCTTGGTGCCCAATCTTATTACGAGGCTTGGAAAAAGTTAGTCCAATCTCGCACACTCACAATGGACACATTGTTTTCAATTAGCACTGTTTCTGTTCTTATTGTGTCGCTTGCTTCATTCTTTGTACCGTGGTTACCTATGATGTTTGAGGCAGGATTACTTATTTATGGATTCAGGCATATTGGTATCGCTATTGAGGACACTATCAAAGACAAAATAAGCTCAACCAAGTTTCAAGACAGAACCCCACAAAAAGTCAGATTATATCGCCATTCTGATTTTAAAAAAACGAGGATTGAAGAAATTCAACCCAATGACATTATACAAGTGAAACCAGGTGAGCTTATACCATTGGATAGCGTTTGTGAGCAAGACACCCTCATTTATCCCACCATCATTACCGGTGCTGTCATACCTAAACAATTTCGTAGTGGTGAAAAAATACTTGCCGGAATGCGTCTGGCAAATGATGCAAAACCACTCACCCTCCGCGTTCTAAAAACTGCAAAAGAGTCATACCTTGCCCGTCTTGATGAAAGCATAGCTCAATCTGTACTTGAAAAGGCACCGATAGAGATAAAAACAGGGCAGCTTCTTAGCTATTTTATCCCATCCATTATTGCTCTCTCCATCCTTTCAGGGATCATTGTCGGCTTGATTGCTACACCAGCACTTGCGATACAATGCGCTATTTCAGTATTGGTTTCTGCTTGCCCTTGTACTCTTGGTTTAATTATTCCTCTAGCAGTAAAAACTGGAATTCATAAAGGAGCCGAACACGGTGTGCAGTTTAAAAATTCCAGGGTATTACAATTAGCAGAACAAATTGATGTAGTCATTTTTGACTTGAATGGCACTTTAACAACCGGCGTTCCTGTGGTTAAAGAATATGCGGTATTAAATGATGCCGATCTTTCTTCTGAGCATTTTCTGAGTATTTGCAATGTATTGGAGGGGCAATCAAAACATCCTTTCGGAAAAGCAATACAATCGTTTACTCAAGGAATCAATAAACAAAAATTCAATATTGCTAATTTGGATCATTCAAACCATTCAGGCATTTCAGCAGAGATTAATGGTATTCAATATACTATTGGCAGTAAAACCTTAATGCAGGAAATAGGGATTTCTACATCTTCGCTTGAAAACCAAATGAATCTGGTTGCGGGCGATAGCCTGGTATTTCTAGCCAGAAACAAACAACTATTAGGTTATCTGGTCATCACCGACCCCTTACGAAAAGATGCAAAGCAAACAGTTGATGCATTAATTAAAATGGGAAAAGAAGTGCATCTATGCACTGGTGCAGATGAAAAAACCGCCTATCGCTATGCGCAAGCTCTTGGCATTAAGAAAGTACATGCTAATTGTGTCGCTACAACTATCAATACAGAAGATAGATCCAAACCAGTTTATATTAAATCATTACAAAATCAGGGACTAAAAGTAGCTATGATTGGAGATGCGGCTAATGACGCAAACGCTCTTGCTGCGAGCGACTTCGGTATAGCAGTACTGTCTCAAGACAGCGATGAAATCACCCAGCAACACGCCTCAGCCATTATACAAAGTGGAACTATATTGCCTATAGCCAATGCCTTTGCCATATCAAAACAAACAGTAAACAATATCAACCAGAATTTGTTAATTAGCTTAGGGTACAATTTGACAACAGTATTAATAGCCGGCGGTCTGCTAGTCGCCCTTGGTTTTGCGCTAAACCCTGCTATTGGTGTGGCATTAATGGTAACCCAGGCTTGTTTTGTCTTGCTCAATGTATACCGCTTTAAAGAGCAACCCTTGCAACATTTGCAAGACAAAGTTCAGGAAAAACCAGAACCGGCTCCTTCTTCTTATGAGGCCATGAAAAAGCATTCACCCAATTTCCATACAGCTCCCGAGATTAATCATAAACCAGCCATTCAATCTGGAAAGCAGCCGACCAATAAAAATAAATCACCTTCCTTTTGGAGTGATTATTTTCCTGAATTATTTGAGGAAGAAAAGGACACAAGCACCGAACACCTAATGAATAACAAAATAGGATAA
- a CDS encoding lpg2692 family Dot/Icm T4SS effector: protein MPTTFEDKSSKVPSLKSLAANVIQKTNANLFFRLHSLETPPEIKKGFIDKELEALTHELTEDYQTKVEARNEKIEECSSNLSSNECFVKCSAFTLTTLMAGVHVGIYYILKAAAVDPSTQIAYISSIPATICFSMCVGVCLNRQITKCLSSCFTPSVPDKITVDLDELGRQSHVSP, encoded by the coding sequence ATGCCAACAACCTTTGAAGATAAATCATCCAAAGTCCCCAGTTTAAAATCCCTGGCTGCTAATGTCATTCAAAAAACCAATGCAAATCTCTTTTTCAGGTTGCACTCGCTTGAAACTCCCCCTGAGATAAAAAAAGGGTTTATTGACAAGGAGCTAGAGGCATTAACCCACGAATTAACTGAGGACTATCAAACCAAGGTGGAAGCCAGGAACGAAAAAATTGAGGAATGCAGTTCCAATCTTAGTTCTAATGAATGTTTTGTAAAATGCTCTGCTTTTACCCTCACTACATTGATGGCTGGAGTGCACGTTGGTATTTATTACATCCTGAAAGCAGCAGCTGTCGATCCATCAACGCAAATAGCATATATTTCGAGTATTCCCGCTACTATTTGTTTCTCTATGTGCGTTGGAGTCTGCTTGAATCGACAAATTACCAAATGCTTGAGTTCTTGTTTTACGCCCAGTGTCCCCGATAAAATTACTGTCGATTTGGATGAGTTGGGTAGACAATCCCATGTTAGTCCATAA
- a CDS encoding class I SAM-dependent methyltransferase, translated as MDNESLLAILNNWSATNYAKGNYILREISSKFLAKISIDSNDYLLDAGCGDGSFTQMLANLVPDGYVLGLDRSKTMIDYANKHCRSINVRFDIGDIQEPIIYGPFDNILSFWCLHWTDLEKSLSNLYHVLKPGGKICAIFSSGKQSTLFEVLNSLQFQNLYPDVAKNVVQSKMMRENYSVQCRRALDNLPFKSISFVVEHCQVELPDLGLFENFIHGAPLFKDLPGKMYQDIVNGMVQFFDEYCKKKYGGKWVYETTPYFLTITRE; from the coding sequence ATGGATAATGAAAGTTTGCTTGCCATATTGAATAATTGGTCTGCAACCAATTATGCAAAAGGTAACTATATCCTAAGAGAAATCTCCAGCAAGTTTCTTGCAAAGATATCTATCGATAGTAATGATTACTTACTCGATGCTGGTTGTGGTGATGGCAGTTTCACTCAAATGCTAGCCAATTTAGTCCCTGATGGATATGTTCTTGGCTTGGATCGATCAAAAACAATGATTGATTATGCAAACAAACATTGTAGGAGTATCAACGTTCGTTTTGATATAGGGGACATTCAAGAACCTATAATTTACGGGCCATTTGATAATATTTTATCATTTTGGTGTCTTCACTGGACTGATTTGGAAAAATCATTATCCAATTTATATCATGTCTTGAAACCAGGAGGTAAAATTTGTGCAATTTTTTCTTCTGGCAAACAAAGCACTTTGTTTGAAGTGTTAAACAGCCTGCAATTTCAAAATCTTTACCCTGATGTCGCTAAAAATGTCGTGCAATCTAAAATGATGCGGGAGAATTATTCTGTTCAATGCCGAAGGGCATTGGATAATTTGCCATTTAAAAGCATTTCTTTTGTTGTAGAACATTGCCAAGTGGAATTACCTGATCTCGGGTTATTTGAAAACTTTATACACGGTGCCCCATTATTCAAGGATCTCCCCGGTAAAATGTATCAAGATATTGTAAACGGCATGGTGCAGTTTTTTGATGAGTACTGCAAAAAAAAATACGGTGGAAAATGGGTGTATGAAACCACTCCCTATTTTTTAACAATTACCAGGGAGTGA
- the legD1 gene encoding Dot/Icm type IV secretion system effector LegD1 produces MILIFEEHRMQLSSEQCDFFFTNGYLVINNFFSESVCDLLKQRIETLLENNQAEIPKTIFSTQTNEHAKKQYFLDSGDKIHYFFEPGAFDEAGDWLRPFNQSINKIGHALHELDPVFRQYSRDDRIKKIAHQLGLKTLGLVQSMYIFKQPGIGAEVLCHQDSTYIFGEDSDALGFWFAIEDATLENGCLEVIPSPCTTPLKQRMFRRENEIYFENFDSSPWPEENSVPLPVKKGALIILHGRVPHKSQANFSNQSRHAYTLHLVDISLPYPEKNWLQWPNGIPCL; encoded by the coding sequence CTGATTTTGATTTTTGAGGAGCATAGGATGCAACTTTCTTCTGAGCAATGTGATTTTTTTTTCACAAATGGATATTTGGTAATAAATAATTTCTTTTCAGAATCTGTATGCGATCTATTAAAGCAACGCATTGAAACATTGCTTGAAAATAATCAGGCAGAGATACCTAAAACAATTTTTTCCACGCAAACCAACGAACATGCAAAAAAACAATATTTCCTTGATTCTGGAGATAAAATTCATTATTTTTTTGAGCCGGGTGCTTTTGATGAAGCCGGTGATTGGCTACGTCCTTTTAATCAATCAATTAATAAAATTGGACATGCTTTACATGAATTGGATCCTGTTTTTAGGCAATATTCCCGAGATGATCGAATTAAGAAGATAGCACATCAGCTTGGGTTGAAAACACTTGGATTGGTCCAATCGATGTACATATTCAAACAGCCGGGAATAGGGGCTGAAGTACTTTGCCATCAGGATAGTACCTATATTTTTGGTGAGGATAGTGATGCTTTAGGGTTTTGGTTTGCAATAGAAGATGCTACTTTGGAAAATGGCTGTTTGGAAGTGATTCCAAGCCCGTGTACCACACCCTTAAAGCAGAGGATGTTTCGTCGAGAAAACGAAATTTATTTTGAAAATTTCGATTCAAGTCCTTGGCCAGAAGAAAACAGTGTCCCTTTACCTGTTAAAAAAGGCGCTTTAATTATACTACATGGCAGAGTTCCACATAAAAGCCAGGCTAATTTTTCTAATCAATCCAGACATGCCTATACTTTGCATTTGGTTGATATTTCATTACCTTATCCTGAGAAAAATTGGTTGCAATGGCCTAATGGGATTCCTTGTTTATAA
- a CDS encoding glycosyltransferase family 9 protein, translating into MLVPLIRTLQNKLPNAQLTWIISKPAFYLVEGMEGVEFIVIDKPKTLADYWRFRKQMLPRQFDVLLAPQASFRTNWLIPFIKAKRKVGYDSHRANDGHRLFIRESISPGLEHTLEGFLKFAEPLGVTEKIIHWDLPITKADYEWAQNHLPEQERPILVVNPAASKPERSWLAERYIEVLKQAQVKWDVKVVLTGGPGDHDKSLAEEIAKEIPVVNLVGKTKPKQLLAVISKAKAVLCPDTGPSHMAAAVGTPVVALHAVTNPSISGPYTFQHLVVNRYSQAIQTVLGVSPEKSVWGTQVHGYEAMKLITVDDVMEKLTEIFSGLMNNT; encoded by the coding sequence ATGTTGGTCCCACTGATAAGGACCTTGCAAAATAAATTGCCTAATGCTCAATTGACCTGGATTATTTCAAAACCTGCCTTTTATTTGGTGGAAGGAATGGAAGGCGTGGAGTTTATTGTTATTGATAAACCTAAAACGCTTGCTGACTATTGGCGGTTTAGGAAACAAATGTTGCCTCGCCAGTTTGATGTGTTGTTAGCGCCTCAAGCCAGTTTTAGAACTAATTGGCTTATTCCATTTATTAAAGCTAAACGCAAAGTTGGCTATGATTCTCACAGAGCGAATGATGGCCATCGTCTGTTTATAAGGGAAAGCATTTCTCCTGGATTGGAGCACACACTTGAGGGCTTTTTAAAATTTGCTGAGCCTTTAGGTGTCACTGAAAAAATAATCCACTGGGATTTACCGATTACCAAGGCAGATTATGAATGGGCTCAAAATCATTTGCCGGAACAAGAAAGGCCAATTTTAGTTGTTAATCCCGCAGCCAGCAAACCTGAGCGCAGTTGGTTGGCGGAGCGATACATTGAGGTTCTGAAACAGGCGCAAGTTAAATGGGATGTCAAAGTTGTTTTAACCGGAGGGCCAGGCGATCATGATAAATCATTGGCAGAGGAAATAGCGAAAGAAATTCCAGTGGTTAATTTAGTTGGAAAGACAAAACCTAAGCAATTGTTGGCTGTGATCAGTAAAGCAAAAGCAGTCTTGTGTCCTGATACAGGACCTTCTCATATGGCGGCAGCGGTAGGCACGCCTGTTGTGGCTTTGCATGCTGTTACCAATCCCTCTATTTCTGGCCCGTATACTTTTCAACATTTGGTAGTTAACAGGTATTCGCAAGCTATCCAAACTGTATTAGGAGTGAGTCCAGAGAAGAGTGTTTGGGGTACGCAGGTCCATGGATATGAAGCCATGAAATTAATTACCGTAGATGATGTAATGGAAAAATTAACTGAAATATTTTCAGGACTTATGAACAATACCTAA
- a CDS encoding zinc-finger domain-containing protein produces the protein MRKTTKEPASAKKNYVVHRHQLPLSCPTDEMELWNAHPKVYLPIEKTGVEVCPYCGSRFVLQND, from the coding sequence ATGAGGAAAACAACAAAAGAACCTGCAAGTGCTAAAAAAAATTATGTCGTACATAGACATCAATTACCATTGAGTTGCCCAACAGATGAGATGGAGTTATGGAATGCTCATCCCAAGGTTTATTTGCCTATAGAGAAAACCGGGGTGGAGGTTTGCCCTTATTGTGGCTCTCGTTTTGTATTGCAGAATGATTAA